The following proteins are encoded in a genomic region of Rattus rattus isolate New Zealand chromosome 2, Rrattus_CSIRO_v1, whole genome shotgun sequence:
- the LOC116892768 gene encoding vomeronasal type-1 receptor 4-like: protein MEYRNMAIGIGLSFQSIFGILGNFSLLFYYLTLYYNEHTIKTIDMILIHVFTSNSLIIISKGLPQIMGAFGWNQLFNDVGCKLILYVQRLGRNMSIITTCLLSVFQAITISPTNSHWKEFKVKSTKFIGLSISLFWILFMLVNILFPVYTSTKMNSKNKTQKRDSEFCHSLGHDRIVDFLYTTFCVFPELVFSLLIVCSSTFMIIILYVHKKRVQHILYAHPSPRSSPENRATQTILILVCTFLAFYTLSSILQGYIALSHDPSWWVMNTTAIISMCFPTLGPFMMSRKFTVSRFCCTWIRNIEKS from the coding sequence ATGGAGTACAGGAACATGGCAATAGGAATAGGACTCTCATTTCAGAGTATATTTGGTATTCTGGgaaatttctctcttcttttctactATCTAACTCTTTACTACAATGAACACACAATAAAGACCATAGACATGATTCTTATACATGTGTTCACATCTAACTCTTTGATCATTATCTCCAAAGGACTCCCCCAGATAATGGGGGCTTTTGGGTGGAACCAGTTATTCAATGATGTTGGGTGCAAACTTATTTTATATGTTCAAAGACTTGGCAGGAACATGTCTATCATCACCACTTGTCTCTTGAGTGTCTTCCAGGCAATCACCATCAGCCCCACAAATTCCCACTGGAAGGAATTTAAAGTCAAATCAACAAAGTTTATAGGCTTGTCCATTTCTCTCTTCTGGATCTTGTTTATGCTAGTAAATATTCTTTTCCCTGTGTATACATCTACCAAGATGAATAGCAAAAACAAGACCCAAAAGAGAGATTCTGAATTCTGCCATTCTCTAGGCCATGACAGAATAGTAGACTTTCTGTATACCACATTTTGTGTGTTTCCTGaacttgtgttttctcttctcattgtATGTTCTAGCACCTTCATGATTATAATACTTTATGTACACAAAAAGAGGGTGCAACACATCCTCTATGCTCACCCTTCTCCAAGAAGCTCCCCTGAAAACAGAGCCACACAGACCATCTTGATTCTTGTTTGCACCTTTCTAGCATTTTatactctttcttccattttacaAGGCTATATTGCTCTTTCACATGATCCCAGTTGGTGGGTAATGAATACCACAGCCATCATTTCTATGTGTTTTCCTACGTTAGGCCCATTTATGATGAGTCGCAAATTCACTGTTTCCAGATTCTGCTGTACTTGgataagaaatatagaaaaatcatGA
- the LOC116893491 gene encoding vomeronasal type-1 receptor 4-like, with product MEFSEIVIHVIFLSQTVVGTLSNSFLVYHYVMLYFMECKLKFTDWILQHLLVANFLTLLCKGVPHTLSAFGLKDFLNDIGCKLIFYLHRIGRGVSISSTCFLSVFQAITISPKASKWTQLKVKSPRHIASCVYMSWILSFIVNIGFPMEITARQNIRNITYLMVLEYCSAPHKDKVIYILHAIFLSIPDVFFMLLMIWSSSYMVFILYKHKQRMKHIHKSNFSFRSSPEFRATKTILLLVSTFVFFYTVSCVFQVNMSLVKNPTSLRVNMASVVSAGFPTVGPILMIHCYSVNLHSVSFVRKQNIITISYQ from the coding sequence ATGGAATTCAGTGAAATTGTAATACATGTGATCTTCTTGTCACAGACTGTAGTGGGAACCCTCAGCAATTCCTTCTTAGTTTACCACTATGTGATGCTTTACTTCATGGAGTGCAAGTTAAAGTTCACAGACTGGATTCTACAGCACTTGCTTGTAGCCAACTTCCTAACTCTACTGTGTAAAGGAGTTCCCCACACTTTGTCAGCTTTTGGATTGAAAGACTTCCTCAATGACATTGGGTGTAAACTGATCTTCTATCTTCACAGAATAGGGAGGGGTGTGTCCATCAGCAGCACCTGTTTTCTGAGTGTCTTCCAGGCCATCACCATCAGTCCAAAGGCCTCCAAGTGGACACAGCTTAAAGTCAAGTCTCCCAGACACATTgcttcatgtgtgtacatgagctgGATCCTGTCATTCATAGTAAACATAGGTTTTCCTATGGAAATAACAGCAAGACAGAACATTAGGAACATTACATATCTAATGGTGTTGGAATACTGTTCTGCTCCTCATAAAGACAAGGTCATTTACATTCTCCATGCAATTTTTCTCTCTATTCCTGATGTGTTCTTCATGTTGCTGATGATTTGGTCCAGCAGCTACATGGTTTTCATTCTTTACAAACATAAGCAGAGAATGAAGCACATTCATAAAAGCAACTTTTCCTTTAGGTCCTCCCCTGAGTTCAGAGCCACAAAGACCATTCTACTCTTGGTGAGCACCTTTGTCTTCTTTTACACAGTTTCTTGCGTCTTTCAAGTTAATATGTCTCTTGTGAAAAATCCAACCTCTTTACGGGTGAATATGGCTTCGGTAGTCTCTGCAGGTTTCCCAACTGTGGGCCCTATTCTGATGATCCACTGTTACTCTGTGAATCtccattctgtttcttttgtaaGGAAACAGAATATCATAACAATTTCATATCAGTAA